From Streptomyces sp. NBC_01460, a single genomic window includes:
- a CDS encoding SigE family RNA polymerase sigma factor: MRQPKEAAFREFAEARMGPLFRSACLLTGGDTHLAEDLVQETLGRMYAMWGRSSRIGNPAAYAHTVLVRCYLRYRRRKSSGERPIGELPDRPGESAGDASLRVALLDALRGLPPKDRAVIVLRYWEDRSVVETADALHVSSAAVRTRSTRALARLRDQLGDSIGELAVH; the protein is encoded by the coding sequence ATGAGACAGCCCAAGGAGGCCGCCTTCCGTGAGTTCGCGGAAGCGCGTATGGGGCCTCTGTTCCGGTCCGCGTGCCTGCTGACCGGCGGTGACACGCATCTCGCCGAGGATCTCGTGCAGGAGACGCTCGGCCGGATGTACGCGATGTGGGGGCGCTCGTCGCGCATAGGGAACCCCGCGGCGTACGCCCACACCGTCCTGGTGCGCTGCTATCTCCGGTACCGGCGCAGGAAATCCTCCGGGGAGCGCCCGATCGGAGAACTGCCGGACCGGCCGGGGGAGTCGGCCGGGGACGCGTCCCTGAGGGTGGCACTCCTCGACGCGCTGCGCGGTCTGCCGCCGAAGGACCGCGCGGTGATCGTGCTGCGGTACTGGGAGGACCGGTCGGTCGTGGAGACCGCCGACGCGCTGCACGTCAGCTCGGCGGCGGTGCGGACCCGCAGCACCCGTGCGCTCGCCCGGCTGCGTGACCAACTGGGCGACAGCATCGGCGAGCTGGCCGTGCACTGA
- a CDS encoding serine/threonine-protein kinase: MSHAAEVFQPLQSDDPSSVGGYRFAARLGAGGMGRVYLSHTQGGRPVAIKVVRPELADDPDFRRRFAREIKAARQVKGAYTAELIDADADGVPPWLATLYVPGPSLTEAVTRRGPLPVPAVLWLMAGVAEALQAIHAEGIVHRDLKPSNVLLALDGPRVIDFGIALAADGTSYTAPGSTIGTPSFMSPEQVSGGEITPAADIFALGQTAAFAALGRTLYGDGSAVNVQYRILHSAPELSLLPESLRPLFARCLAAEPAERATPAEVVEWCRQRLGAEADAGGGPAVWREVAGPRTVVPAPVPDPTPACPQPPELARTAGTAPAPLLAPPHPQPQPQPQSGWPQKQLTVEERRARSRRTVLVTAAAVTGGALLVAGLAWTLTDVLNRLGDRDTAGSGTSATEPAARSSASASAQGSSDGPSPDQPDGSGSSGPSAVGAGDDASGSGASGRDANGDPWPEVFAPVTVDAKHRLSLANPPSMKGDKGDIHLSCASVSCDLKGEHTVFMQIFGGHGTALDECRLMLHSARSHSWTLAAAAAGTEFCMKDDKGNIGLFVVRTKSTALPDLAFLQGDLTVWPGADR; this comes from the coding sequence ATGAGCCATGCCGCAGAGGTCTTCCAGCCGCTCCAGTCCGACGATCCGTCCTCGGTGGGGGGTTACCGGTTCGCCGCGCGACTGGGCGCCGGGGGGATGGGCCGGGTCTATCTGTCGCACACGCAGGGCGGCCGCCCCGTGGCGATCAAGGTGGTCCGGCCGGAGTTGGCCGACGATCCTGACTTCCGAAGACGGTTCGCCCGGGAGATCAAGGCGGCGCGGCAGGTCAAGGGGGCGTACACCGCCGAGCTGATCGACGCCGACGCCGACGGCGTACCGCCGTGGCTCGCCACGCTGTACGTGCCGGGGCCGTCGCTGACGGAGGCGGTGACCCGACGCGGTCCGCTGCCGGTACCGGCCGTGCTGTGGCTGATGGCCGGGGTGGCCGAGGCGTTGCAGGCCATCCACGCCGAGGGCATCGTGCACCGGGACCTGAAACCGTCGAACGTGCTGCTGGCTCTCGACGGTCCACGGGTGATCGACTTCGGTATAGCGCTGGCCGCCGACGGGACGTCGTACACCGCGCCGGGGAGCACGATCGGCACGCCTTCCTTCATGTCACCGGAGCAGGTGTCCGGCGGTGAGATCACTCCGGCGGCCGACATCTTCGCGCTCGGTCAGACGGCGGCGTTCGCGGCACTGGGGCGGACGCTCTACGGCGACGGTTCCGCCGTCAACGTCCAGTACCGGATCCTGCACTCCGCACCCGAGCTGTCGCTGCTGCCCGAGTCGCTGCGTCCGTTGTTCGCCCGGTGCCTGGCAGCCGAACCGGCGGAGCGCGCCACGCCCGCGGAGGTGGTGGAGTGGTGCCGGCAGCGCCTGGGGGCGGAGGCCGACGCGGGTGGGGGGCCCGCCGTGTGGCGGGAGGTCGCCGGGCCGCGGACGGTGGTACCGGCGCCGGTGCCCGACCCGACCCCGGCCTGCCCGCAGCCGCCGGAGCTCGCGCGTACGGCCGGGACCGCACCGGCGCCCCTGCTCGCCCCGCCTCATCCGCAGCCGCAGCCGCAGCCGCAGTCCGGGTGGCCGCAGAAGCAGCTGACGGTGGAGGAGCGCAGGGCCCGCAGCCGGCGCACCGTGCTGGTCACCGCCGCCGCGGTGACGGGAGGCGCACTGCTGGTGGCGGGGCTGGCGTGGACCCTCACGGATGTGCTGAACCGGCTCGGTGACCGGGACACAGCCGGCTCCGGGACGTCCGCGACGGAGCCTGCCGCACGGTCGTCCGCGTCCGCCTCCGCGCAGGGCTCTTCCGACGGCCCCTCCCCGGATCAGCCGGACGGATCGGGTTCATCCGGCCCCTCGGCGGTCGGGGCCGGTGACGACGCCTCCGGGAGCGGCGCGTCCGGAAGGGACGCGAACGGGGATCCGTGGCCGGAGGTGTTCGCCCCGGTGACGGTGGACGCGAAGCACCGGCTGAGCCTCGCGAACCCCCCGTCCATGAAGGGCGACAAGGGCGACATCCACCTCAGTTGCGCGTCGGTCAGCTGTGATCTGAAGGGCGAGCACACCGTGTTCATGCAGATCTTCGGAGGTCACGGCACGGCCCTCGACGAGTGCCGTCTCATGCTCCACAGCGCCAGGAGTCACAGCTGGACGCTGGCCGCGGCCGCCGCCGGCACCGAGTTCTGCATGAAGGACGACAAGGGCAACATCGGGCTGTTCGTGGTCCGGACGAAGTCGACCGCCCTGCCGGACCTCGCCTTCCTCCAGGGGGACCTGACCGTCTGGCCGGGCGCGGACCGGTAG
- a CDS encoding ADP-ribosyltransferase domain-containing protein encodes MSDATTPAQPDPNDPLALAALFEGGGEPWLPLLKPVIESRADAAEFIGPGRGAGVVPVRELTFQALKPNPPHKWKVVVFGQNPYPRPESATGIAMFDNTFHDWKDSQFGRVVSIRCIIKAAAMWKYGIPKKTPIADVRALLKEHDTVQPPEWFQAMLTQGVLLLNAALTASGDGAMATDQHTRFWRPAVERIVEEILRAKQNADDEDRGVVFAWWGAHARSLKNVVLRIQKKYPDVEVRHIDHPNPAAQGDVFCEGEHFGTVNAALASMGADEIDWLPSKGWNADDVGAGGEGGALADRMGAFIASTMELHQLYLDRLASVKDEGLVLPAITGVFDTPLLDFREAVGPVASLLAGIDRHVLRSHEFGKRRVEETAGELSADAIAALHLYTCESAFYREINAVLRSPDRDRVVPYLPYLRLLFSAVSRLPARTEPLWRGVALDLRAQYPLGRTVTWWGVSSCTSERGVARAFLGGRGRRTLFEVTPVRAVGIRSFSAFTGEEEYILSPGTQLRVTDVKADKSGLFTVKLEELAEQTLVS; translated from the coding sequence ATGAGCGATGCCACCACCCCTGCTCAGCCCGACCCGAACGACCCCCTGGCCCTGGCCGCACTCTTCGAGGGCGGCGGGGAACCGTGGCTTCCGCTGCTGAAGCCGGTCATCGAGTCCCGTGCGGACGCGGCCGAGTTCATCGGTCCGGGCCGCGGAGCGGGCGTCGTCCCCGTGCGCGAGCTGACCTTCCAGGCGCTCAAGCCCAATCCGCCGCACAAGTGGAAGGTCGTCGTCTTCGGCCAGAACCCCTACCCGCGGCCGGAGAGCGCCACCGGCATCGCCATGTTCGACAACACCTTCCACGACTGGAAGGACAGCCAGTTCGGCCGGGTGGTCAGCATCCGCTGCATCATCAAGGCCGCGGCGATGTGGAAGTACGGCATACCCAAGAAGACCCCGATCGCCGACGTGCGCGCGCTCCTGAAGGAGCACGACACCGTCCAGCCGCCGGAGTGGTTCCAGGCGATGCTCACCCAAGGGGTGCTGCTGCTGAACGCGGCGCTCACCGCCAGTGGTGACGGCGCGATGGCGACCGACCAGCACACCAGGTTCTGGCGTCCGGCCGTCGAGCGGATCGTCGAGGAGATCCTCAGGGCCAAGCAGAACGCCGACGACGAGGACCGCGGGGTCGTCTTCGCCTGGTGGGGGGCTCATGCGCGGAGCCTGAAGAACGTCGTCCTCCGCATCCAGAAGAAGTACCCCGACGTCGAGGTCCGGCACATCGACCACCCCAACCCCGCGGCACAGGGCGACGTCTTCTGCGAGGGCGAGCACTTCGGGACGGTCAACGCCGCACTCGCCTCGATGGGTGCCGACGAGATCGACTGGCTGCCGAGCAAGGGGTGGAACGCGGACGACGTGGGGGCCGGCGGGGAGGGCGGGGCCCTCGCGGACCGGATGGGCGCGTTCATCGCGTCGACCATGGAGCTGCACCAGCTCTATCTGGACCGGCTGGCGAGCGTCAAGGACGAGGGTCTCGTCCTCCCCGCGATCACCGGTGTGTTCGACACCCCGCTCCTGGACTTCCGGGAGGCCGTCGGCCCGGTGGCCTCCCTGCTGGCCGGCATCGACCGTCACGTCCTGCGCTCGCACGAGTTCGGCAAGAGGCGTGTGGAGGAGACGGCCGGTGAGCTCTCCGCCGACGCCATCGCCGCCCTGCACCTCTACACCTGCGAGTCCGCGTTCTACCGGGAGATCAACGCCGTCCTGCGCTCCCCGGACCGGGACCGGGTCGTGCCCTACCTGCCCTATCTGCGGCTCCTGTTCTCGGCGGTGTCCCGACTCCCCGCCCGTACGGAGCCGTTGTGGCGCGGAGTCGCGCTCGACCTCCGGGCGCAGTACCCGCTCGGCCGGACCGTGACCTGGTGGGGCGTGTCCTCGTGCACGTCCGAGCGTGGTGTGGCACGGGCGTTCCTCGGCGGACGCGGACGGCGGACGCTCTTCGAGGTGACCCCCGTCCGGGCGGTGGGCATCCGCAGCTTCTCCGCCTTCACCGGCGAGGAGGAGTACATCCTCTCGCCGGGCACACAGCTCAGGGTGACGGACGTCAAGGCGGACAAGAGCGGCCTGTTCACCGTGAAGCTGGAGGAGCTGGCGGAACAGACCCTCGTGTCCTGA
- a CDS encoding N-acetylneuraminate synthase family protein, whose protein sequence is MSSTSRLRTFGTRTAGPGHPVYVTGEIGINHNGDLDNALALIDVAAEAGCDAVKFQKRTPEICTPRDQWDIERDTPWGRMTYIDYRHRVEFGDAEYTAIAEHCAKRGIDWFASPWDTEAVAFLEKFDVPAHKVASASLTDDELLRALRATGRTVILSTGMSTPKQIRHAVEVLGSDNILLCHATSTYPAKAEELNLRVINTLQQEYPNVPIGYSGHETGLQTTLAAVALGAAFVERHITLDRAMWGSDQAASVEPQGLTRLVRDIRTIEASLGDGVKKVYESELGPMKKLRRVAGVVAEGENAPAAEPVAV, encoded by the coding sequence ATGAGCAGCACCTCCCGTCTGCGCACGTTCGGCACCCGCACCGCCGGTCCCGGCCACCCCGTCTACGTCACCGGCGAGATCGGCATCAACCACAACGGCGACCTCGACAACGCGCTCGCGCTGATCGACGTGGCCGCCGAAGCCGGCTGCGACGCGGTCAAGTTCCAGAAGCGCACCCCGGAGATCTGCACCCCGCGCGACCAGTGGGACATCGAGCGCGACACCCCCTGGGGCCGGATGACGTACATCGACTACCGCCACCGCGTGGAGTTCGGCGACGCCGAGTACACCGCCATCGCCGAGCACTGCGCCAAGCGCGGCATCGACTGGTTCGCCTCCCCGTGGGACACCGAGGCCGTCGCCTTCCTCGAGAAGTTCGACGTCCCCGCCCACAAGGTCGCCTCCGCCTCCCTCACCGACGACGAGCTGCTCCGCGCCCTGCGCGCCACCGGCCGCACCGTCATCCTCTCCACCGGCATGTCGACGCCGAAGCAGATCCGTCACGCGGTCGAGGTCCTCGGCAGCGACAACATCCTGCTCTGCCACGCCACGTCGACGTACCCGGCGAAGGCCGAGGAGCTCAACCTGCGGGTCATCAACACCCTCCAGCAGGAGTACCCGAACGTCCCGATCGGCTACAGCGGCCACGAGACCGGCCTGCAGACGACCCTTGCGGCCGTCGCGCTCGGCGCCGCGTTCGTCGAGCGCCACATCACCCTGGACCGCGCCATGTGGGGCTCCGACCAGGCCGCCTCCGTCGAGCCGCAGGGCCTCACCCGCCTCGTCCGCGACATCCGCACCATCGAGGCGTCGCTCGGCGACGGGGTCAAGAAGGTCTACGAGTCCGAGCTCGGCCCGATGAAGAAGCTCCGCCGGGTCGCGGGCGTCGTCGCCGAGGGCGAGAACGCGCCGGCCGCCGAGCCGGTCGCGGTCTGA
- a CDS encoding BMP family lipoprotein, whose amino-acid sequence MRRITRIATVGVMSAALALSVSACGDSSSDSGTSSDSKADKTAIAYDIGGRGDQSFNDAAYAGLAKAEEDLGVKGTEAEPSEGESDADKVQRLTSLARAGNNPVIGVGFAYAPAIKKVAPKFPKITFGIIDDSSVTGDNIANIVFNEEQGSYLAGVAAAKVTKTKKVGFIGGVETPLIKKFEAGFIQGVKDTDASVNVLPQYLTQPPDFSGFSKPDLGKAAAQGQLDKGADVVYSAAGLAGSGAIEAVSKAGKWNIGVDSDQYKQEGLAAYKASILTSVTKDVEDSVFNLIKSVQDGKPQSGEIRYGLDKDGVGLAMSNPAFTKMTEVIAAVDKAKKEIIDGTITVKTTP is encoded by the coding sequence TTGCGCCGGATCACCAGGATTGCCACCGTGGGCGTCATGTCCGCGGCGCTCGCGCTCAGCGTCAGCGCGTGTGGCGACTCGTCGTCGGACAGCGGTACGTCGTCCGACTCCAAGGCCGACAAGACGGCCATCGCCTACGACATCGGTGGCCGCGGCGACCAGTCGTTCAACGACGCCGCCTACGCGGGGCTGGCCAAGGCCGAGGAGGACCTCGGCGTCAAGGGCACCGAGGCCGAGCCCTCCGAGGGCGAGTCGGACGCGGACAAGGTCCAGCGCCTCACCTCGCTGGCCCGCGCCGGCAACAACCCGGTGATCGGTGTCGGCTTCGCCTACGCCCCCGCCATCAAGAAGGTCGCGCCGAAGTTCCCGAAGATCACCTTCGGCATCATCGACGACTCCTCGGTGACCGGCGACAACATCGCCAACATCGTCTTCAACGAGGAGCAGGGCTCCTACCTCGCGGGTGTCGCCGCCGCCAAGGTCACCAAGACCAAGAAGGTCGGCTTCATCGGTGGTGTCGAGACCCCGCTGATCAAGAAGTTCGAGGCCGGCTTCATCCAGGGCGTCAAGGACACCGACGCCTCGGTCAACGTCCTTCCGCAGTACCTGACCCAGCCGCCGGACTTCTCGGGCTTCTCCAAGCCCGACCTCGGCAAGGCCGCCGCCCAGGGCCAGCTCGACAAGGGTGCCGACGTCGTCTACTCGGCGGCCGGTCTGGCCGGTTCCGGTGCCATCGAGGCCGTCTCCAAGGCCGGCAAGTGGAACATCGGCGTCGACTCCGACCAGTACAAGCAGGAAGGCCTCGCCGCCTACAAGGCGTCGATCCTGACCTCGGTCACCAAGGACGTCGAGGACTCCGTCTTCAACCTGATCAAGTCCGTCCAGGACGGCAAGCCGCAGTCCGGTGAGATCCGTTACGGCCTCGACAAGGACGGCGTCGGCCTGGCCATGTCCAACCCGGCCTTCACCAAGATGACCGAGGTCATCGCGGCCGTGGACAAGGCGAAGAAGGAAATCATCGACGGCACGATCACCGTCAAGACCACCCCGTAA
- a CDS encoding amidohydrolase: MNQLKSRAPHAEAVMPGTLPDDLRAELIAFRRDLHMHPELGNQEFRTTAAIKARLEKAGLEPRVLPGGTGLVCDVGEWDGVTPMLALRGDIDALPIPDTKVGVSYRSTVPDRAHACGHDVHTSCVLGAGLVLSDLDRQGLLPRPVRLIFQPAEEVLPGGAADAVAAGVLDGVGRIIGVHCDPKVDVGKVGLRIGPITSACDRVEISLDGPGGHTARPHLTTDLVTAAARVATDVPALLARRVDARAGMAVTWGRLETGHAPNVIPQHAELSGTVRCLDLESWRQAPDLVHAAIDEVAGMYRAKTVIDYVRGVPPVVNEAETIGLLDAAMTIRRGSYAIEDTEQSLGGEDFSWYLEKIPGAMARLGVRAPGDTRGLDLHRGNFDVDEEAITVGVELFTAAALLDGNSS; the protein is encoded by the coding sequence GTGAACCAGTTGAAGTCCCGTGCGCCCCACGCAGAGGCCGTCATGCCCGGCACCCTGCCCGACGACCTGCGTGCCGAGCTCATCGCCTTCCGCCGTGATCTGCACATGCACCCTGAGCTCGGCAACCAGGAGTTCCGTACGACGGCCGCGATCAAGGCCAGGCTGGAGAAAGCCGGCCTGGAGCCGCGCGTGCTGCCCGGTGGCACGGGACTCGTCTGCGACGTGGGCGAGTGGGACGGCGTGACGCCGATGCTGGCGTTGCGGGGCGACATCGACGCGCTGCCGATCCCGGACACGAAGGTGGGGGTCTCCTACCGCTCCACCGTGCCCGACCGGGCCCACGCCTGCGGACACGACGTCCACACCAGCTGCGTCCTGGGGGCAGGGCTCGTCCTGAGCGACCTCGACCGGCAGGGGCTGCTGCCCCGCCCGGTGCGGCTGATCTTCCAGCCCGCCGAGGAGGTGCTGCCCGGCGGCGCCGCCGACGCGGTCGCGGCCGGGGTGCTGGACGGCGTGGGGCGGATCATCGGGGTGCACTGCGACCCGAAGGTGGACGTGGGCAAGGTCGGGCTCCGGATCGGGCCGATCACCTCCGCGTGCGACCGCGTGGAGATCTCCCTCGACGGTCCCGGCGGGCACACCGCACGGCCGCACCTCACCACCGACCTGGTCACCGCCGCCGCCCGGGTCGCCACCGACGTGCCCGCGCTGCTCGCCCGCCGGGTCGACGCGCGGGCGGGGATGGCCGTCACCTGGGGCCGCCTGGAGACCGGCCACGCCCCCAATGTCATCCCGCAGCACGCCGAGCTGTCCGGGACGGTTCGCTGCCTCGATCTGGAGAGCTGGCGGCAGGCGCCCGACCTGGTGCACGCGGCGATCGACGAGGTGGCCGGAATGTACCGGGCCAAGACGGTGATCGACTACGTCCGGGGCGTGCCGCCCGTGGTGAACGAGGCGGAGACGATCGGTCTCCTCGACGCCGCGATGACCATCCGCCGCGGGTCGTACGCGATCGAGGACACCGAACAGAGCCTGGGCGGAGAGGACTTCTCCTGGTACCTGGAGAAGATCCCAGGTGCCATGGCCAGGCTCGGTGTGCGCGCCCCGGGGGACACCCGCGGCCTCGACCTGCACCGCGGGAACTTCGACGTGGACGAGGAAGCGATCACGGTCGGAGTGGAGCTGTTCACCGCCGCCGCGTTGCTCGACGGCAACAGTTCGTAA
- a CDS encoding MarR family transcriptional regulator gives MAIEHPNSGPCAPALSRPYAKANPGYGKRSAPDQRPARPDDFALLPERERYVAGYVDHLPEGAAMDIKSLARSLPLYGQMAVGSALRALGVAGHLRHVRMPAEAGGSQVRWITRTYWSRTARDNEWWTAFLTGSAGCAPTSASAPAPAPPAAPGVPAPPVPRQRTQEPGPVPAETSGPSPAYLALARLGRTDARLALSAADCSALEGLAAAWLARGVGEEYLIRALAAGLPDAIGSPVGFVRKRLRDQIPPRVAAAPAPEAPGAPAPRPMVECVECGAPGRVEALPDGLCRSCRTPAQDAVTEAVPAAATEAATAPPPGGRDVTAYVGTLRELLRLP, from the coding sequence GTGGCTATCGAGCACCCTAACTCCGGCCCGTGCGCACCCGCACTCTCCCGCCCCTACGCCAAGGCCAATCCCGGCTACGGCAAGCGCTCCGCCCCGGACCAACGCCCGGCGCGCCCCGACGACTTCGCCCTGCTGCCGGAGCGCGAGCGGTACGTCGCCGGTTACGTGGACCACCTGCCCGAAGGTGCGGCCATGGACATCAAGTCGCTGGCCAGGAGCTTGCCGCTGTACGGCCAGATGGCCGTCGGCAGCGCCCTGAGAGCCCTGGGGGTGGCAGGACACCTGCGCCACGTACGGATGCCCGCCGAGGCGGGCGGAAGCCAGGTCCGCTGGATCACCCGCACCTACTGGTCCCGTACGGCCCGCGACAACGAGTGGTGGACCGCGTTCCTCACCGGCTCGGCGGGCTGTGCGCCGACCTCCGCGTCCGCCCCTGCCCCCGCTCCTCCGGCCGCCCCTGGCGTCCCTGCCCCGCCGGTGCCGCGGCAGCGCACCCAGGAGCCCGGCCCCGTGCCCGCCGAGACCTCCGGCCCCTCACCCGCGTACCTCGCCCTCGCCCGTCTCGGCCGGACCGACGCCCGCCTCGCCCTCTCCGCCGCCGACTGCTCCGCCTTGGAGGGCCTGGCCGCCGCATGGCTCGCGCGGGGCGTGGGCGAGGAGTACCTGATCCGGGCCCTGGCGGCCGGGCTCCCCGACGCCATCGGCTCCCCGGTCGGCTTCGTGCGGAAGCGGCTCCGCGACCAGATCCCGCCCAGGGTGGCCGCCGCACCGGCCCCGGAAGCGCCGGGGGCACCCGCGCCCCGCCCGATGGTCGAGTGCGTGGAGTGCGGCGCGCCCGGCCGCGTCGAGGCGCTCCCGGACGGGCTCTGCCGCTCCTGCCGGACGCCCGCCCAGGACGCGGTGACGGAAGCGGTTCCGGCAGCGGCAACAGAGGCCGCTACCGCGCCGCCGCCCGGCGGGCGTGACGTCACGGCCTACGTCGGCACCCTCCGTGAGCTTCTCAGGCTCCCCTGA
- a CDS encoding macro domain-containing protein — protein MTANRVQSQPVRVVLTDLNSAVVEAWRAAFADTPEVEIRKGSILDAKVDAWVNPTNSRGRMDGGADAAIKRHLGAGIQLRVQRAIRDGFGGSLPVGSSVCVPSGAVEPTFLIPTPTMAESSQNVSETLNVALACAAAFQAVHQQNKRAPGSIRSVALVGMGARTGRVPARVCANLMWTGYTLFNDFVFADYDDLRSTVIAQLDDIEAAPATERVRIAPAGRGAARR, from the coding sequence ATGACCGCGAACCGTGTGCAGTCGCAGCCTGTCCGGGTCGTCCTGACGGACCTGAACTCCGCTGTCGTGGAGGCCTGGCGCGCCGCGTTCGCCGATACGCCGGAGGTCGAGATCAGGAAGGGCTCCATCCTCGACGCGAAGGTGGACGCGTGGGTCAACCCCACCAACTCCCGCGGACGCATGGACGGCGGAGCGGACGCGGCCATCAAGCGGCACCTCGGCGCCGGCATCCAGCTCCGGGTCCAGCGGGCGATCCGTGACGGGTTCGGCGGGAGCCTCCCGGTGGGGAGTTCCGTCTGTGTGCCCTCCGGAGCGGTCGAGCCGACGTTCCTCATACCGACACCGACGATGGCGGAGTCCTCGCAGAACGTCAGCGAGACCCTGAACGTGGCCCTGGCCTGCGCCGCCGCGTTCCAGGCGGTCCACCAGCAGAACAAGAGGGCGCCGGGCAGCATCCGGTCGGTGGCCCTCGTCGGCATGGGGGCCCGTACCGGCCGGGTGCCCGCGCGTGTCTGCGCCAACCTGATGTGGACGGGCTACACCCTGTTCAACGACTTCGTCTTCGCGGACTACGACGACCTGCGGAGCACCGTCATCGCCCAACTCGACGACATCGAGGCCGCTCCCGCCACGGAGCGGGTCCGCATCGCCCCGGCCGGCCGGGGCGCGGCCCGCCGCTGA
- a CDS encoding ABC transporter ATP-binding protein — protein sequence MSGQGECVINASSSPPAVELHGITKRFPGVVANHDIGITVRKGTVHALVGENGAGKSTLMKILYGMQKPDEGTIAVDGEQVSFGNPGDAIARGIGMVHQHFMLADNFTVLENVVLGGEKLHGIGSAARRKIKEISDAYGLGVRPDALVEDLGVADRQRVEILKVLYRGARILILDEPTAVLVPQEVDALFANLRELKAEGLTVIFISHKLGEVLSVADEITVIRRGTTVGTADPANTTTKQLAELMVGSELPSPETRESTVTDVPMLRVEGLSLGVTDPDGVVRDVLSDVGFTIHKGEVLGIAGVEGNGQTELIEALVGMRSPDSGVITLDTDDISSAPTRKRRESGIGYIPEDRHRHGVLLDAPLWENRILGHVTEKPNSKGWLLDPKAARVDTERIVREYDVRTPGIEVTAASLSGGNQQKLIVGREMSHNPKLLIAAHPTRGVDVGAQAQIWDQIREARREGLAVLLISADLDELIGLSDTLRVMYRGQLVADADPATITPEELGSAMTGAAAGHLEAAPEDEA from the coding sequence CTGTCCGGCCAAGGAGAGTGCGTCATCAACGCGTCCAGCAGTCCCCCTGCCGTAGAACTGCACGGCATCACCAAGCGCTTCCCCGGCGTCGTGGCCAACCACGACATCGGCATCACCGTACGCAAGGGAACGGTCCACGCCCTCGTAGGTGAGAACGGCGCCGGAAAGTCCACCCTGATGAAGATCCTCTACGGCATGCAGAAGCCGGACGAGGGCACCATCGCCGTGGACGGCGAGCAGGTCTCGTTCGGCAACCCCGGTGACGCCATCGCGCGCGGTATCGGAATGGTCCACCAGCACTTCATGCTCGCCGACAACTTCACCGTCCTGGAGAACGTCGTCCTCGGCGGCGAGAAGCTGCACGGCATCGGATCCGCGGCGCGCAGGAAGATCAAGGAGATCTCCGACGCGTACGGCCTGGGGGTCAGGCCCGACGCGCTCGTCGAGGACCTCGGGGTCGCCGACCGCCAGCGCGTGGAGATCCTCAAGGTCCTCTACCGCGGCGCACGCATCCTCATCCTCGACGAGCCGACCGCCGTGCTCGTCCCGCAGGAGGTCGACGCGCTCTTCGCGAACCTCCGCGAGCTCAAGGCCGAGGGCCTCACCGTCATCTTCATCTCCCACAAGCTCGGCGAGGTCCTCTCCGTCGCCGACGAGATCACGGTGATCCGGCGCGGTACGACGGTGGGCACCGCCGACCCCGCGAACACCACGACCAAGCAGCTCGCCGAGCTCATGGTCGGCAGCGAGCTCCCCTCGCCGGAGACCCGCGAGTCGACGGTCACCGACGTGCCGATGCTCCGCGTCGAAGGGCTCTCCCTCGGTGTGACCGACCCGGACGGCGTCGTGCGCGACGTCCTCTCCGACGTCGGCTTCACGATCCACAAGGGCGAGGTCCTCGGTATCGCGGGCGTCGAGGGCAACGGGCAGACCGAACTGATCGAGGCGCTCGTCGGGATGCGGAGTCCGGACAGCGGCGTCATCACGCTGGACACGGACGACATCTCGTCCGCCCCCACGCGCAAGCGGCGCGAGAGCGGCATCGGATACATCCCCGAGGACCGCCACCGGCACGGCGTCCTGCTGGACGCCCCGCTCTGGGAGAACCGCATCCTCGGCCACGTCACGGAGAAGCCCAACAGCAAGGGCTGGCTCCTGGACCCGAAGGCCGCACGCGTCGACACCGAGCGGATCGTGCGCGAGTACGACGTCCGGACCCCGGGCATCGAGGTCACCGCCGCCTCGCTCTCCGGCGGCAACCAGCAGAAGCTGATCGTCGGCCGGGAGATGAGCCACAACCCGAAACTGCTGATCGCCGCGCACCCCACCCGCGGGGTGGACGTCGGCGCGCAGGCGCAGATCTGGGACCAGATCCGCGAGGCGCGCCGCGAAGGGCTCGCCGTCCTGCTCATCTCGGCGGACCTGGACGAGCTCATCGGGCTCTCCGACACCCTTCGCGTCATGTACCGGGGGCAGCTGGTCGCGGACGCCGACCCCGCCACCATCACACCCGAGGAACTGGGCTCGGCCATGACCGGCGCCGCCGCCGGTCACCTCGAAGCGGCACCGGAGGACGAGGCCTGA